A window of Bacteroidota bacterium contains these coding sequences:
- a CDS encoding MFS transporter, whose protein sequence is MKSDNSNPYLIIFALWLMMFSASSQVIIISPILPNISAELGIAEARLSWLVTSYAILLGIFALIIGPISDKIGRRLVLMIGCSSLGVTLFLHGLADSFWSLLVVRSLSGAAAGMLSGAAVSYVGDYFPYERRGWANGWVMSGVAAGQILGIPMGKFLAGLFGFRLPFIMFGVTMAFAVVFIWRFVPQPNVVRNTDRLTIKRAITNYFTLLKETKIVASAAAYTLMFASIGLYLVFLPTWLEREVGLANNDIVLLFLMGGVLNVIMGPMAGRISDKTGRKPIIIYSCIGLAIVMAATTYFVNGRLLAFIFFGLAMLLISMRISPFQALITALVEADRRGSLMSLSISIGQTGMALGSAVAGLAYTQYGYLSNTIMGAISMLIMAAVVGLFIPEPTGQPKAAPSGDA, encoded by the coding sequence TTGAAATCGGATAATTCCAATCCTTACCTGATCATATTTGCCCTCTGGCTCATGATGTTTTCGGCCAGTAGCCAGGTAATCATCATTTCCCCCATCCTGCCGAACATCAGCGCTGAACTTGGTATTGCGGAAGCCCGACTCAGTTGGCTTGTCACCTCGTATGCGATCCTGCTCGGTATTTTTGCGCTCATCATTGGGCCGATATCCGACAAAATTGGCCGGCGACTCGTCCTGATGATTGGATGCAGTTCGCTTGGTGTTACTTTATTTCTGCACGGCCTGGCAGATTCTTTTTGGTCGTTGCTGGTGGTGCGTAGCCTGTCTGGCGCAGCTGCAGGAATGCTGAGTGGTGCAGCCGTGTCGTATGTGGGCGATTATTTCCCTTATGAACGCAGGGGCTGGGCCAATGGATGGGTTATGAGTGGCGTGGCAGCCGGACAAATTCTGGGCATCCCGATGGGTAAATTTCTCGCCGGCCTCTTTGGCTTCCGCCTGCCCTTTATCATGTTTGGGGTAACGATGGCTTTTGCCGTTGTGTTTATCTGGCGATTTGTGCCGCAACCCAATGTGGTGCGCAACACCGACCGCCTCACCATCAAGCGTGCGATCACAAACTATTTTACGCTGCTCAAAGAAACCAAAATTGTAGCCTCAGCAGCAGCTTACACCTTGATGTTTGCCAGTATTGGGCTTTACCTGGTATTCCTGCCCACATGGCTGGAGCGGGAGGTTGGTCTTGCCAACAACGACATTGTACTGCTGTTTTTGATGGGGGGCGTTCTGAACGTAATCATGGGCCCCATGGCCGGCCGCATATCCGACAAAACAGGGCGCAAACCGATTATCATTTATTCGTGCATCGGGCTGGCTATCGTAATGGCAGCTACGACCTATTTTGTCAACGGGCGATTGCTTGCCTTTATTTTCTTTGGATTGGCAATGCTGCTGATTTCCATGCGCATCAGTCCGTTTCAGGCCCTGATCACTGCACTCGTGGAAGCCGATCGGCGCGGCAGTCTGATGAGTCTTTCTATATCAATTGGACAAACGGGGATGGCATTGGGCAGTGCGGTGGCCGGACTGGCCTATACGCAATATGGCTACCTGAGCAATACAATCATGGGAGCCATTTCGATGTTGATCATGGCCGCAGTAGTTGGCCTTTTTATTCCAGAACCAACCGGACAACCGAAGGCAGCACCA
- a CDS encoding TonB-dependent receptor, which translates to MNLKGLLSALLLVVLVPLTASTALAQKGSVFGVIVDNESGETLIGANVRVDGTMQGATTDLDGRFEIANLDPGTYALVISYIGYNTMTVTDVVIGDEPVRLDLTMTSEAIGLDEVIVEARAIRNSEAVLLRDRQKAIAVSDAISAEAISRSGGSDAADAMEKVTGASVVGGKYVYVRGLGERYSNTQLNGAELPSSDPDKKAIQFDLFPANLLDNIVTLKTFTPDKPGNFSGGLVDIGTKSFPEEFSFQFSTSTSFNSETNFGADYLFYNGSDTDWLGYDDGARDIPSQLLDADLQIPTESSAGIDARIRGNNEPALMLDELSKSFNNIMAPGVKTAPVNQGYSLSLGNKSMLFGKPLGYVLSATYDRKTSQYEGGQTGRYSFAGSGANELAPDMLLDDNEGSTESSLGGLANFTYQFAKNHEVGFNTLYTRTGESSARFQEGLWQKEFGANDTTSKFINRTLEYSERELLSLQLRGKHYLPGFLGSTVEWSATSADTRQDQPDLRFFAHTSRVIGSGDPILTTKASGFRDPSRLFRQLDETSQSAKMDISVPFKFANGQSGKVKVGGLIQRAERDFGERSFSITPNQPFDGDEASYFSPENMGIVGVDTLSSGNLRYTFGNLLVDRSKLRNSYRGERDIAAAYGMIELPISARLKFIGGARIESTVIDVVSLDSTQGIGDLDEIDLLPSANVVYQLTDNMNLRAAATRTLARPTFREIAPFESFEFINGNFFIGNPDLDRTLITNYDLRWEWFTRPGEIVAVSLFYKKLLDPIERTIIGGTNGQIQFQNVDEATVTGLEIEARTRLDFITPVLKNIAFGTNISFVNSTIDIPETELATRRGVNPDAPSTRELQGQSPFIVNADLSYENYDAGTVAGFYYNVFGRRLVNVSLGGTPDVFERPSPQLDFTFSQRLPMNWRIKLAVKNILGSEYKETYRFNGQDFIYQLYDPGRTVSLGFSFSP; encoded by the coding sequence ATGAACCTCAAAGGGTTGTTGTCGGCGCTTTTACTCGTCGTTTTAGTGCCGCTCACCGCATCCACCGCATTGGCCCAAAAAGGATCTGTATTTGGCGTAATTGTAGATAATGAAAGTGGAGAAACCTTAATTGGCGCCAACGTACGCGTGGATGGCACCATGCAAGGCGCTACAACAGATCTTGATGGACGATTCGAAATAGCAAATCTCGATCCCGGTACCTACGCACTCGTAATTTCCTACATCGGCTACAACACCATGACGGTGACTGACGTTGTTATAGGAGACGAGCCGGTACGGTTGGATCTTACGATGACCTCCGAAGCCATCGGTCTGGATGAGGTAATTGTAGAGGCCCGTGCAATCAGAAACTCTGAAGCTGTTTTGCTGCGGGACCGGCAGAAAGCCATTGCAGTAAGCGACGCGATCAGCGCTGAAGCCATCAGCCGCTCCGGTGGATCTGATGCTGCAGACGCCATGGAGAAAGTGACGGGCGCATCTGTAGTCGGCGGGAAATATGTTTATGTACGCGGTCTTGGAGAGCGCTACTCAAACACGCAGCTGAATGGTGCTGAACTCCCCAGCTCTGATCCGGACAAAAAAGCAATCCAGTTTGACCTGTTTCCTGCAAACCTGCTCGACAACATTGTTACCCTCAAGACATTCACGCCCGATAAGCCGGGTAACTTTAGTGGCGGTCTTGTTGATATTGGTACCAAATCTTTCCCGGAAGAATTCAGTTTCCAGTTTTCAACGTCCACCTCGTTTAACAGCGAAACCAACTTTGGCGCTGACTACCTCTTTTATAATGGCAGCGATACTGATTGGTTGGGGTACGACGATGGCGCGCGCGATATTCCTTCGCAGCTTTTAGATGCTGACCTGCAAATCCCGACGGAATCATCCGCCGGCATCGATGCGCGGATTCGCGGCAACAACGAGCCTGCACTGATGCTCGATGAATTGTCCAAGTCGTTCAACAACATCATGGCACCCGGCGTGAAAACTGCGCCGGTGAACCAGGGGTACTCGCTTTCTTTGGGTAACAAAAGCATGTTGTTTGGCAAACCGCTGGGTTATGTGCTGAGCGCTACCTACGACAGAAAGACCTCGCAGTATGAAGGCGGACAGACGGGACGGTATTCGTTTGCCGGCAGCGGTGCCAACGAACTGGCGCCCGATATGCTGCTCGACGACAATGAAGGGTCTACCGAATCTTCTCTTGGCGGTCTGGCGAACTTTACGTATCAGTTTGCTAAAAACCACGAAGTTGGATTTAATACGCTGTACACCCGCACGGGTGAAAGCTCTGCCCGCTTCCAGGAAGGTCTCTGGCAAAAAGAGTTTGGTGCAAACGACACAACGTCCAAGTTTATCAACAGGACCCTGGAGTATAGCGAACGCGAACTGCTTTCTCTGCAACTCCGTGGCAAGCATTACCTGCCAGGCTTCCTGGGTTCAACCGTTGAATGGTCTGCTACTTCGGCAGATACCCGCCAGGACCAGCCCGACCTTCGCTTTTTTGCCCACACTTCGCGTGTGATCGGGTCCGGTGATCCCATACTGACAACCAAAGCGTCCGGCTTTCGCGACCCTTCCCGTCTCTTCCGCCAACTGGATGAAACAAGCCAGAGCGCAAAAATGGATATTTCTGTGCCCTTCAAGTTTGCAAATGGCCAGAGCGGTAAAGTGAAGGTGGGTGGCTTGATTCAGCGCGCAGAGCGTGACTTCGGCGAACGCTCGTTTAGTATCACGCCAAATCAGCCATTTGATGGCGACGAAGCTTCCTATTTTTCGCCTGAAAATATGGGCATCGTGGGCGTAGATACGCTTTCCAGTGGCAACCTGCGCTACACGTTCGGCAACTTGCTTGTTGATCGCTCCAAGTTGCGCAACAGTTACCGTGGTGAACGGGACATTGCTGCTGCTTACGGAATGATTGAGTTGCCGATCTCAGCAAGGCTCAAATTTATCGGTGGTGCGCGTATTGAGTCTACCGTGATCGACGTGGTGAGCCTCGATTCTACGCAGGGTATTGGTGATCTTGATGAGATTGACTTGTTGCCTTCTGCCAACGTTGTCTACCAGCTGACAGACAACATGAACCTGCGTGCTGCAGCAACGCGCACGCTGGCTCGCCCAACCTTCCGTGAAATTGCACCGTTTGAAAGCTTTGAGTTCATCAACGGCAACTTCTTTATTGGCAACCCGGATCTGGATCGCACGCTGATCACCAACTATGACTTACGCTGGGAATGGTTTACACGCCCGGGTGAGATTGTGGCTGTCAGCCTGTTTTACAAGAAATTGCTTGATCCAATTGAGCGGACCATCATTGGTGGCACAAACGGACAGATTCAGTTCCAAAATGTGGACGAAGCCACAGTGACTGGCCTGGAAATCGAAGCGCGTACGCGGTTGGATTTTATTACGCCGGTCTTGAAGAACATCGCCTTTGGCACCAACATCTCCTTTGTTAACTCAACCATCGATATTCCCGAGACTGAGTTGGCAACGCGTAGAGGGGTTAACCCGGATGCGCCGTCGACACGCGAATTGCAGGGGCAGTCACCATTTATTGTCAATGCTGACCTAAGCTACGAGAACTACGATGCGGGAACGGTTGCCGGCTTCTACTATAACGTGTTTGGCCGGCGCCTCGTCAATGTATCGCTCGGCGGTACACCTGATGTGTTCGAACGCCCTAGCCCACAGCTTGACTTCACGTTCTCCCAGCGTCTCCCAATGAACTGGCGGATCAAGCTGGCTGTGAAGAACATCCTCGGATCTGAGTACA